The following coding sequences are from one Biomphalaria glabrata chromosome 8, xgBioGlab47.1, whole genome shotgun sequence window:
- the LOC106070491 gene encoding uncharacterized protein LOC106070491, which translates to MFVLKFGVLLALIGKGSALCAHTSWWDSFNSPGQSKCNEANFYINGLSRNEYKKDDQLTYLEGVQCCSAPSQWSNGELQVVYADWVPTLYYKYNAWANCPTGFFLQGLLRTDSGWPWYAGYLYHIETARCSKPAEHPFYYGDCYSQDINFNENGLFSCNEGYYVKGLYKGNCDYLHCIDKLYCCKMADKPEMIDDVDKLKTKIMDTTLTNLANLADKLGYGYCYGTKGVNVGEDFRREHDSWVANTEYYCKGDKCDKRLAIDYRNWNLAVKEIKYGQKVIDKLNTENIESGQKENHLNTSSTVAVERSYAVMDTIEHSMTSSWKTSLELSFSFELGVKDIGKASSTFKVAFEYSQSTTKKNSQTTSHSLKTTSTQTIPPHSAAEYTIKMSKTRTTIPYTAVIIAKFSVGLRGFLRFGQGFSSPTTNYHFHHKGSDEEQSVPYTFGSQSEAFYTALKRESETQSKPWLWNDMFKNHPSVRHVINKLTNESQYEFTLNGKLEHVAGTKIDITWKKVELKDLNRRSVLDESKADTPGPNNMTIFATVGPKDKPVDVEYPEVHLGNADQVKLETGPVNQDSS; encoded by the coding sequence ATGTTTGTCCTCAAGTTCGGTGTCCTTCTCGCACTAATAGGAAAAGGGAGTGCACTTTGTGCACATACATCTTGGTGGGACAGCTTTAATTCCCCTGGTCAATCGAAATGCAATGAGGCTAACTTCTATATAAATGGTCTGAGCAGAAACGAGTACAAGAAAGACGATCAGTTAACTTATTTAGAAGGCGTACAATGCTGCAGTGCCCCATCTCAGTGGTCCAACGGTGAGCTTCAAGTTGTGTACGCTGACTGGGTACCTACattgtattataaatataacGCATGGGCTAATTGCCCTACGGGATTCTTTCTTCAGGGTTTACTGCGAACAGATTCAGGATGGCCCTGGTACGCAGGCTACTTATATCATATTGAAACTGCAAGGTGCTCTAAACCAGCCGAACACCCTTTCTATTATGGCGACTGTTATAGTCAGGACATCAATTTTAACGAGAACGGTTTATTTTCTTGCAACGAAGGTTACTATGTAAAAGGCCTATATAAAGGTAACTGTGACTACCTTCATTGTATAGATAAACTCTATTGTTGTAAGATGGCGGACAAACCAGAGATGATAGACGATGTCGATAAACTGAAGACGAAGATTATGGACACAACATTGACGAACTTGGCCAATCTGGCGGACAAACTGGGCTACGGCTATTGCTACGGTACCAAAGGCGTCAACGTAGGTGAAGATTTTAGGAGAGAGCACGATTCCTGGGTGGCTAACACAGAGTACTATTGTAAAGGGGACAAGTGTGATAAAAGACTCGCCATTGATTACAGAAATTGGAATTTAGCTGTAAAGGAAATTAAATATGGACAAAAGGTTATTGATAaattaaatacagaaaatataGAAAGTGGCCAAAAAGAAAACCACCTGAATACTAGCTCTACGGTAGCAGTTGAGCGTTCATATGCAGTCATGGATACAATTGAACATTCAATGACCAGCAGTTGGAAGACTAGCCTAGAATTATCGTTTTCATTTGAGTTAGGGGTAAAAGATATAGGCAAAGCATCAAGCACATTTAAAGTAGCTTTTGAGTATTCCCAATCGACTACAAAGAAAAACAGCCAAACGACGTCACATAGTTTAAAAACGACTTCGACCCAAACCATCCCTCCTCACTCAGCTGCAGAGTACACAATTAAGATGAGCAAAACCAGAACAACAATTCCTTATACGGCTGTCATCATTGCCAAGTTCAGCGTGGGACTTAGGGGATTCTTAAGATTTGGGCAAGGCTTCAGTAGCCCAACAACTAATTATCATTTTCATCATAAGGGAAGCGATGAGGAGCAGAGCGTACCGTACACTTTCGGATCTCAGTCGGAAGCTTTCTACACAGCACTTAAACGCGAGAGCGAAACACAGTCGAAACCTTGGCTGTGGAATGATATGTTTAAAAATCACCCTTCTGTACGTCACGTGATCAACAAACTGACGAATGAGAGTCAGTATGAGTTCACACTAAATGGAAAGCTGGAGCACGTTGCTGGCACCAAGATCGATATTACGTGGAAGAAAGTGGAACTAAAGGATTTGAATCGGCGATCAGTTCTTGACGAAAGCAAAGCCGACACCCCAGGCCCTAATAACATGACTATCTTCGCTACTGTAGGCCCGAAGGACAAGCCCGTTGATGTCGAATATCCCGAAGTACACCTAGGAAACGCGGATCAAGTTAAACTAGAAACTGGTCCAGTGAATCAAGACTCCTCATAA